Proteins found in one Pelobates fuscus isolate aPelFus1 chromosome 10, aPelFus1.pri, whole genome shotgun sequence genomic segment:
- the LOC134574670 gene encoding olfactory receptor 5AR1-like: protein MMPENESNPNEFTVQGIADSPHLRIPLFTAILSAYLIIIFSNLIIFASIILDSHLHTPMYIFLCNLSVIDISSTSTILPNLLAMLITQCKTISFLECFIQLYFFMCFACTEILLLAAMAYDRYVAICHPLHCSILMSPKHCVRLVLTVWVMGSFDPVAHTILIANLSYCRSHQIDHIFCDLSPLLKLTCSDTFTFEIWNYIDGALLSVSAFILTLISYVFIISTILNIQSASGRHKAFSTCSSHITCVIIFYGTIICLYMRPTSMYSPGQDKFFALLYIILIPMLNPLLYTLKNKDFNNILKKLIKRFLLSSILK from the coding sequence ATGATGCCAGAAAATGAATCTAATCCAAATGAATTCACTGTACAAGGTATTGCAGACTCACCACATCTTCGAATACCTCTTTTTACAGCAATTTTATCAGCATACCTCATCATTATCTTTAGTAATCTTATCATATTTGCATCTATAATTCTGGACTCTCATTTACACACACCCATGTACATCTTCTTGTGTAACTTATCAGTCATTGATATTTCCTCCACCTCAACCATTCTACCCAATCTTTTGGCCATGCTCATCACTCAGTGTAAGACCATATCCTTTCTAGAGTGCTTTATTCAGCTGTATTTTTTCATGTGCTTTGCTTGTACAGAGATCTTACTACTGGCTGCCATGGCTTATGATCGCTATGTAGCAATCTGTCACCCTCTTCATTGCTCAATACTTATGAGTCCAAAGCACTGTGTTCGACTAGTACTTACAGTGTGGGTCATGGGTTCTTTCGATCCTGTTGCACATACTATTTTAATTGCTAACTTGTCATACTGTCGTTCTCACCAAATTGACCACATTTTTTGTGATTTATCCCCATTGCTTAAACTTACCTGTAGTGATACATTTACATTTGAGATATGGAACTACATTGATGGGGCTCTCCTAAGTGTCAGTGCATTTATACTTACTTTGATATCTTACGTGTTTATTATTTCTACTATCCTAAACATACAATCAGCAAGTGGTCGACATAAAGCTTTTTCTACCTGCAGCTCTCACATAACTTGTGTTATTATATTTTATGGAACAATTATCTGTTTGTATATGAGACCAACATCTATGTATTCTCCAGGACAGGACAAGTTTTTTGCCCTTTTATATATCATACTTATTCCAATGTTGAATCCTCTTCTTTACACCCTGAAGAATAAAGActttaacaatattttaaaaaaattaataaaacgtTTTCTACTGAGCTCTATATTAAAGTAG